TGAAAAAGGCTGGGAAGAATATATATTAACCCTTGGAAGTAATGAAAGAGAAGAGATAAAGAGAAAATTACAAATTATGAAAAGTAAGAAAATAGGTAGGATTGGGAAAAATCCTATAAATATAAAATCTCCTAGAGATATGACTCTAGTTATAAAAAAATTAGAGGAATATCCCCCTTTAAAAAATTATTTGGAGAGAAATTACTCCAATAGTGAAGCATTTTTAAATATGATTATTGATTCTTTTATGAAATCCTATGATATTGATAACCTATTCCCATATGTGGAAAGAATGGTAGAGGAGTATAAGTCCACTCCCACAAGTCCCTTGGCAATTTTAGCAAAGTATTTTACTAGGGTGTGAAATTAACATTTCATTTGAGGGTTTTAGCATTTCATTATGCTAATCTAACACTTCATTTGAGTAAATTAACACACCCTTTTGTTAAATTCGCACTTCCATTTAAGAACATGGATAAGATTATGTTGTTTATTATTTAAAAAAATATAAATAAAAATATTTAAATATAGAAGAGAAAAAATAAATATTCCTGTAAAAGAGTTTATAGGATTTAAAATACTATTATTTCCCCAAAAAGAAAAAAGCTAGGATCTCTCCTCCCCTAAGGAAAGAGTCTAGATTTTTCTAGCATTTGTATGTTACAAAAATATCAAAGGATTAAAAAGAAAATTTTAATGGAGAAGAATTAATATTTTGCACATATTTTTAAGTTACAAAACCAATTTTTGGAACTTACAGTTTAATTTTTATATTCATCACAATATATTATTTTTTCAAGTTTTATTAGTAATGGTTCAAAATACTTAAATTTATCTTTATCTAAAAAAGGAACTATCTTTGTTGCAAACTCCATTTTTTTCCCAGAAAAATATTTATATTTCCCTCCTACAGATTTTTTATCTTGAAAATATTTATCTACCTCTTTATCTAAACTATAAAATAATAATTCTATTGATAGTTTAGAATCTCCCTCAAAAGTTTTATTATTATCACTTAAAACTAGGCTTTCTATATCTTTGTTTTTTGGAACAGGAAGTAATAATGAAAACATATTTTTATTTCTTATGGTTAAACATTTTCTGTAATCTACTTCAAAATTATCAAAGTTTTTTTGATTTTTTAATTTATTCCAAGAATTATATGCGTCATCAAAATCAAAAATACCAATTAATTTATTTTCATTGTTCTCTAAAATTAACGTATTATCCATTAATATTCTCTGAATAATTTCATGTCCTCCTACTGGAATTAATTTAAAAGGCATATCTTTATTCATAACTTTTTTCCAAGCCTCTTCTATTATTATACAATCTGTTTTTCCTTCTACTAAGACTATACTTTTATTCTCAATTTCAAATCTATATTTAAGAGATGTTACTATGTCATCTTTAGATAAATTTATTAAATTTGAACTTAACTCTTGAATGATTAAATTGTGATCTGACTTTTTCACTTCTAATTCATTATTATTTTGATAACATAAAAGGATTTCGTCTTTCAAATATATTATTGTCGATAGATTATGGGTACTTTTTATTATATGATTATTTGTTTTTTGGGATTGAAGTTGCTGAATGAATTTTATTTGCCACTCAGGATGTAAAAAAGCATCGGGTTCATCAAATAAAAATAAACATTCTTTATTATTAAATATTTCAATAATTGTACTTATTAATAAACTTTGATTTTCTCCTTCACTCAAATTATTAAAATCAATCAACTTATTGGTAGATTTTTTTATTTTTAATTTTAAACAATCAAAAAGTTCTATAATTCTCATATCATCAAATATAAAAAATAATTCCTGAATAGAAAATTCCTCGCTTAGTTTTTCAAGTATATTTCTTTGCAGTGTTATATAATACTTTTCTTCTTTTTCAAAAAATCCTTCTTTTCCATTTTTATTATCTCCTGTATTACCTTCTGCTAAAATGTCTAAACATTTTCTAATTTTTCCTCGAACTTTCCAAAATCTTTCCTCATCATATTTACTCATTGCTGGAGTTTTCCCAGAATATTTATACGGTTTTTTTAATATTAATTTACCCTCTATAAATTCTTCTGATATTTCTAATCTTTTTAATATCTCTTTAGTAAAATGATTTTTATAAACTAATAGTAATAACATTGATATATTTTTATGAATCGTAGTTAGACCAAAAATATTTCTAATATCAGGATTCTCTTTTTTGGTGAAATTTACTCCACTTTTTCCTAAATATACTTTTTCATATTCTAAAACATAATTTTTTAATCTTTCATTTTGGCCAGCATAATATAATACTATAGTTTCTGGTAAATCTCCAATTTTTATTTCTTCTACTATTTGAGAATTTTTAAATTTTCCATCTTCCTTATAACTCATTTTTAGTTCATTCTTATTTTTATTGTATTCAATTTTTATTTCTTTATCATATTTTTTATATTCTATCTTGAAAGAGAAATCAATTATTTTTCCTCTTTCAAGTAAAAATAAAAAAATTTCTATGATAGCTTCAAGGATATTAGATTTACCTATCCCATTTTTTCCAACAAAAGAATTAATTGTTTTATTGTTAAAGTTAATATTTATATTTTCTAAATTTTTAAAACTACTTATATATAATTGTTTTAATTGCATTAGTACTCCCATTCGTGCTTATAATATAATTATTATTTTAATAAACTTGTTAGAATTTTCTGATTTATCTTCTCTCCTATTTCTATCTTAGATTCTAAAGTATCACATATAGCCATAAGTTCATCTACTCTTTTTACAATTCTTTCTTGCTCTTTTAGTGGAGGAAGAGGAATGTATAAATTTTGCCAATTATTTTTATTAATTATGGGTGTTGCTGAACCAACGCTTTCTTCTAAAATATTTTTTTGAAAATAATTAGCTTTTGAAAAATAATAAAAATATTTTGAATCTATATTTTGATATCCTGTTATTGAATTTATTTGTTGATTGCAAGATACATCTCGATTTGTATAGAAAGATTTACCTATAGATCCTCCTATGCAAACCATTAATAATGAATTTTTTTTAATCATTCTTCCTTTATTATCTGAAATTGCTTTTTTTGAGATTTTTTCGTTATTATAATTAATTCCTAAATTTGAAATATCTCCAGGCTTTATAAAACAGATATCTCCATTAAAATATTCAATTTTACTCTTAGGTGGGGTTGTTCCTGTTTGTGTTTCTCCAATCTCACCAAGTCTTACCCATTCCCATGAACTAGGAATATTAAATGGCTTTTCATCCTCTGTTATTGGTGGTAATGGCTTTTCTTTTTTAATTACTTTCTCAGCAATTAATTTTTCTTTTTCCTCTTTAATTCTTTGAAGTAGTTTAGATGCGGGCTCTTCATTTTCTATTTGTGGTACAAGTTTTCCACGAACTGCTAAGGATAAAACAAGGTTTCTTATATCTTTTACATCTTCTTTTGTTTTTATAACTTTTTCAAAGTTTCCAAAAAGCTTTTCTAAAGAGATTAAAAGTTCATTATTCGTATCACTTTTTTCTACTTCATCTAAAATAGACTTTTTAAGATTAGCTCTTGTTTTTTCATTTGAGTTATATATCTCTTTGAATCTTTTAGATAATTTTTGAAGTTTTTCAACTTTTTCAACAATTCTTTCTTGCTCTTTTAGTGATGGTAAAATTAAAACTAAATTTTTTACTACATTTAAATATATTCCTAATTGTGCAGTTCCTTTAGCTTTACTAAACATTTGCTTTAATAAAAAATTAGAATTTAGAAGAATTATTATATATTTTTTATTTATTGGTATATCTAATACACTAATACTTCTTTGTAATATAAAATTAGTTTGATAATTTTTAACTATGCAAGTTTTTCCAATTGATCCAACAATTGAAAGTAAAATATCATCTTCTTTTATTTTAGTTCTCATATTTTCTTTTTCAAAATCTTCTAAAGTTACATATCTATCTGGATTATAATAATCTAATTCTCCTTTTATAATATTTTTAGCACTAAACATCGGAAATCCAACTGATGAATCTTTAGGAGGATTATGAGAACCATCTGTTACTTTAAAAGCAATATCTCCTAACCTCACCCATTCCCATGAATCAGGAATATCAAATGGTTTTTCATCCTCTGTTATTGGTGGTAATGGCTTTTCTTTTTTAATTACTTTCTCAGAAATTAAACTTTCTTTTTCCTCTTTAATTTTTTGAAGTAGTTTAGATGCAGGTTCTTCATCTTCTATTTGCGGTACAAGCTTTCCACGAACTGCTAGATCTAAAATCATCTTATCAAAAGTTTCAAATGATTTTTCGTCTCTAAATATTGTATCAAAATTATCAAGAATAAATTTAACCAAATTACTCACCTCTTAAAAGAAGCTCTAATTCAGATTTTAACTTCTCTTTTATTTCTTTAATTTCATTTATATTCTGGTTATATTTTTCTAAATATACCTCAGGACTTTCTAACTCTTCTTCTATTTTATTAGGATTTTTTCTATCTAAGTTATAATTGTTTTCAATTATTTCACTAGCAGAAACTTTCCAAGAGTTTTCACTTTCTTTCCTATTATCCCACCATTTTTTCTCTAGTTCAAACTCACTACTTCTAATAGGTTTTGTCTTACTATATGTTTTGTATCCTTTTGGATATGGATGCTCAAAGAACCAAATATCTTTTGTTACAGATTCTCCTTCAATTTTATTCTTTGGTTTATCGAAAAATAAAATATTTGTTGTGATATTTGTATATGGTGCAAAAACTCCATTTGGTAATCTAATGATTGTATGTAGATTAAAATCATCTATTAATTTTTTCTTAATAGAAGTTTTAACTCCTTCTCCAAATAGAAATCCATCAGGTAAAACAACCCCACATCTTCCACCTTCTTTTAATTGATACATCATTCTCACAAAGAATAAATCAGCAGTTTCACTTGTTCTAAATTCCATCGGGAAATTAAGTTTTATTCCTTCTTCTTCACTTCCTCCA
Above is a window of Cetobacterium ceti DNA encoding:
- a CDS encoding AAA family ATPase translates to MQLKQLYISSFKNLENININFNNKTINSFVGKNGIGKSNILEAIIEIFLFLLERGKIIDFSFKIEYKKYDKEIKIEYNKNKNELKMSYKEDGKFKNSQIVEEIKIGDLPETIVLYYAGQNERLKNYVLEYEKVYLGKSGVNFTKKENPDIRNIFGLTTIHKNISMLLLLVYKNHFTKEILKRLEISEEFIEGKLILKKPYKYSGKTPAMSKYDEERFWKVRGKIRKCLDILAEGNTGDNKNGKEGFFEKEEKYYITLQRNILEKLSEEFSIQELFFIFDDMRIIELFDCLKLKIKKSTNKLIDFNNLSEGENQSLLISTIIEIFNNKECLFLFDEPDAFLHPEWQIKFIQQLQSQKTNNHIIKSTHNLSTIIYLKDEILLCYQNNNELEVKKSDHNLIIQELSSNLINLSKDDIVTSLKYRFEIENKSIVLVEGKTDCIIIEEAWKKVMNKDMPFKLIPVGGHEIIQRILMDNTLILENNENKLIGIFDFDDAYNSWNKLKNQKNFDNFEVDYRKCLTIRNKNMFSLLLPVPKNKDIESLVLSDNNKTFEGDSKLSIELLFYSLDKEVDKYFQDKKSVGGKYKYFSGKKMEFATKIVPFLDKDKFKYFEPLLIKLEKIIYCDEYKN
- a CDS encoding restriction endonuclease subunit S, with the protein product MVKFILDNFDTIFRDEKSFETFDKMILDLAVRGKLVPQIEDEEPASKLLQKIKEEKESLISEKVIKKEKPLPPITEDEKPFDIPDSWEWVRLGDIAFKVTDGSHNPPKDSSVGFPMFSAKNIIKGELDYYNPDRYVTLEDFEKENMRTKIKEDDILLSIVGSIGKTCIVKNYQTNFILQRSISVLDIPINKKYIIILLNSNFLLKQMFSKAKGTAQLGIYLNVVKNLVLILPSLKEQERIVEKVEKLQKLSKRFKEIYNSNEKTRANLKKSILDEVEKSDTNNELLISLEKLFGNFEKVIKTKEDVKDIRNLVLSLAVRGKLVPQIENEEPASKLLQRIKEEKEKLIAEKVIKKEKPLPPITEDEKPFNIPSSWEWVRLGEIGETQTGTTPPKSKIEYFNGDICFIKPGDISNLGINYNNEKISKKAISDNKGRMIKKNSLLMVCIGGSIGKSFYTNRDVSCNQQINSITGYQNIDSKYFYYFSKANYFQKNILEESVGSATPIINKNNWQNLYIPLPPLKEQERIVKRVDELMAICDTLESKIEIGEKINQKILTSLLK